A window of Diabrotica virgifera virgifera chromosome 9, PGI_DIABVI_V3a contains these coding sequences:
- the LOC126891297 gene encoding uncharacterized protein LOC126891297, which translates to MEVKLEERDIQDVYRIGYKKERRDRPTVIRLNSIQKKYQIMRNARKLKDTSYSVSEQFSKKTIEERKQLVPYLKKIKDSGATAFIRHNYIIVDNKKMFLTEIKQKIGDSEKPISSQQQQNSSSSSKNYRLRSGIRS; encoded by the coding sequence ATGGAAGTCAAGTTGGAAGAACGTGATATACAGGATGTCTATAGGATTGGCTATAAAAAAGAACGCAGAGATCGACCGACAGTTATAAGACTTAATTCAattcaaaaaaaatatcaaattatgAGAAATGCTAGGAAATTAAAAGACACCAGTTATAGTGTATCAGAGCAGTTTAGTAAAAaaacgatagaagaaagaaaacaaCTGGTCCCTTACTTGAAGAAAATTAAAGATTCTGGTGCAACGGCTTTTATTAGACATAATTATATAATAGTGgacaacaaaaaaatgtttttgacagAGATTAAGCAAAAAATCGGCGATTCTGAAAAACCAATTTCATCACAGCAACAACAAAATTCATCATCGTCTTCAAAAAACTACAGATTGAGAAGTGGAATACGGAGCTAA